In a genomic window of Roseiflexus castenholzii DSM 13941:
- a CDS encoding HAD family hydrolase, with protein sequence MRHKLILWDIDGTLLYSGGVAGEAMRAAMTRVYGRSSDNERRAYAGKTDQQIILETFPDRPAAELLSQLDVFTATYLDILSEWAEAFRTRGRVLEGVVDVLRRLRAEGVVQSLLTGNLAPVARLKLDLMGIAEFFDFDSGAYGSDSPRRIDLAPIAAARAAQRHGRVFAHADIVVIGDTPNDIACARAAGARAVAVATGPFSIEELRTHAPDAVLPSLADTGTALAAILAE encoded by the coding sequence ATGCGACACAAACTGATCCTGTGGGATATCGACGGTACCTTGCTGTACAGCGGCGGCGTCGCCGGTGAGGCGATGCGCGCCGCTATGACGCGCGTCTATGGTCGCTCTTCCGACAATGAGCGGCGCGCCTACGCCGGTAAAACCGATCAACAGATTATTCTCGAAACATTTCCCGACCGTCCAGCGGCGGAACTCCTCAGTCAACTGGACGTGTTTACCGCAACGTACCTCGACATCCTCAGCGAATGGGCGGAGGCGTTTCGTACCCGTGGGCGCGTACTCGAGGGAGTGGTTGACGTTCTGCGACGCCTGCGCGCTGAGGGTGTCGTTCAATCGCTGCTGACCGGCAACCTTGCGCCGGTTGCCCGGCTTAAGCTCGATCTGATGGGAATTGCGGAGTTCTTCGATTTCGACAGCGGCGCGTATGGCAGCGACAGTCCACGCCGGATCGACCTGGCGCCGATCGCGGCGGCGCGCGCGGCGCAGCGCCATGGGCGCGTCTTTGCACATGCCGACATTGTGGTCATTGGGGATACACCAAACGATATTGCCTGCGCGCGCGCGGCAGGCGCCCGCGCTGTGGCGGTTGCGACCGGTCCTTTCAGCATCGAGGAACTGCGCACTCACGCACCTGATGCCGTCCTCCCCAGCCTCGCCGATACCGGGACGGCGCTGGCAGCAATTCTCGCTGAGTAA
- a CDS encoding Flp family type IVb pilin, producing MVRSFFAKEEGQGLVEYALILVLIAIVVIGILTLLGNRVSQVFSQINSGLSR from the coding sequence ATGGTTCGCAGCTTTTTCGCCAAGGAAGAAGGTCAGGGTCTGGTTGAGTACGCGCTGATCCTGGTGCTGATCGCCATCGTCGTCATCGGTATTCTCACCCTGCTCGGCAACCGCGTCAGCCAGGTCTTCAGCCAGATCAACAGTGGTCTGAGCCGCTAA
- a CDS encoding sensor histidine kinase yields MTDAPPSLKELYDKANADLEKARRELNEIEALLRQTSNEVEKLQQRELTVSNRLRDLDVNIDRYSKADVKNYYASAQEVQMRLLTMRSQLEQLQYRQQATKQRQSLLFELITALEPLLGVATPAGNAGGMVGSDQLIADIIQAQEKERLRISLQMHDGPAQSMSNLVLRAEICQRLLDRDPEMARAELGALKNAINATLQDTRRFIFDLRPMILDDLGLAPTLRRYVQQVSEKNKLEINLMVQNLEMRLPPHYEVAIFRFIQEALNNVIKHANASQARVLVSIRDDVGAARVIHVSVEDDGSGFHVGEVLSDDSGRRNMGIATLRQQVETLLRGEFGIESAVGRGTRVEAIIPLPAG; encoded by the coding sequence ATGACTGACGCCCCTCCGTCCCTCAAAGAACTCTACGACAAAGCGAACGCTGATCTGGAAAAAGCGCGCCGTGAATTGAACGAGATCGAAGCGCTGCTCCGACAGACATCGAATGAAGTCGAAAAGTTACAACAGCGTGAGTTGACGGTCTCGAATCGCCTGCGCGATCTGGATGTCAATATTGATCGTTACAGCAAAGCCGATGTTAAGAATTATTATGCGTCTGCGCAGGAAGTGCAGATGCGTCTCCTGACCATGCGCAGCCAACTCGAACAACTCCAGTACCGTCAGCAGGCGACGAAGCAGCGCCAGAGTCTGTTGTTCGAACTGATCACTGCGCTCGAACCGCTCCTCGGCGTCGCCACACCCGCCGGCAATGCTGGCGGGATGGTCGGAAGCGACCAGTTAATCGCCGACATCATCCAGGCGCAGGAAAAGGAGCGTCTGCGCATCTCACTCCAAATGCACGATGGTCCTGCTCAGTCGATGAGCAACCTGGTGCTCCGCGCCGAAATCTGCCAGCGACTACTCGACCGCGACCCCGAAATGGCGCGCGCTGAGCTTGGTGCGCTCAAAAATGCGATCAATGCCACGCTTCAGGATACGCGCCGTTTCATTTTCGATCTGCGCCCCATGATTCTCGACGATCTCGGTCTGGCGCCGACCCTGCGCCGGTACGTGCAACAGGTCAGCGAAAAGAACAAACTCGAGATCAACCTGATGGTGCAGAATCTGGAAATGCGGCTCCCTCCGCACTACGAAGTCGCCATTTTCCGATTCATTCAAGAAGCGCTCAACAACGTCATCAAGCACGCCAACGCCTCCCAGGCGCGGGTCCTGGTCAGCATCCGCGATGATGTCGGCGCAGCGCGTGTTATCCATGTCTCGGTCGAAGATGACGGCAGCGGGTTCCACGTCGGCGAGGTGCTGTCCGACGACAGCGGGCGGCGCAACATGGGCATCGCCACCCTACGCCAGCAGGTCGAAACGCTTCTCCGAGGCGAGTTCGGCATCGAAAGCGCCGTTGGTCGCGGCACGCGCGTCGAAGCGATTATTCCCTTGCCTGCGGGTTAA
- a CDS encoding polyprenol monophosphomannose synthase codes for MTLLHPTKRHRMSTDVALADCTVVIPTYNERENITELIQRILEMSRFRVLVVDDNSPDGTAAVVAELADDEPRVGLLLRPEKHGLGSAYVAGFRRALAEGAAFICEMDADFSHDPSYLPQLLAAAETRYDLALGSRYVPGGGTTDWGIIRQLISRGGNLYARAILGLPVMDATGGFRCYRRRVLETINLDDIQSNGYAFQIELVYRTMRAGFRIGELPIIFPDRRVGRSKMSRRIVLEALINVWRLRFRNL; via the coding sequence ATGACATTGCTGCACCCAACCAAGCGCCATCGGATGTCCACGGATGTCGCGCTCGCCGATTGTACGGTCGTTATTCCCACCTACAACGAGCGCGAGAACATCACTGAACTCATCCAGCGCATTCTGGAGATGTCGCGATTTCGCGTGCTCGTGGTCGACGACAACTCACCCGACGGCACGGCTGCCGTGGTCGCAGAACTGGCTGACGATGAGCCGCGTGTCGGGTTGTTGCTCCGCCCGGAGAAGCACGGTCTGGGAAGCGCCTATGTTGCCGGGTTTCGGCGCGCGCTCGCAGAAGGCGCTGCATTCATCTGCGAAATGGACGCAGACTTCTCCCATGATCCTTCCTATCTGCCACAGTTGCTGGCAGCCGCCGAAACGCGCTACGACCTGGCGCTCGGCTCCCGTTATGTTCCTGGCGGTGGAACCACCGACTGGGGAATTATCCGGCAATTGATCAGTCGTGGCGGCAACCTCTACGCTCGCGCGATTCTTGGATTGCCGGTGATGGACGCAACGGGCGGCTTCCGCTGCTACCGGCGGCGCGTGCTGGAAACCATCAATCTGGATGATATTCAGTCGAACGGGTACGCCTTCCAGATCGAACTGGTGTACCGTACCATGCGCGCCGGTTTTCGGATCGGCGAACTGCCGATTATCTTTCCCGACCGGCGTGTCGGGCGCTCGAAGATGTCGCGGCGCATCGTGCTCGAAGCGCTAATCAACGTCTGGCGTCTCCGATTTCGCAACCTGTGA